The sequence AGATATATATCATCAGactacacccagttctttttttttacacgggtgggttttagtcgattaagaccttcagcgttaaTGAAGCTATGAGTTATATAATTtaagaaaaacaaagaaattttaggtggtatttaaaaagctgcgagaaatcaggttaaccgggaaattaaagaataccaaccgtgtaaaaaaaatattgggtgtacagTAGTCACCTCGGACGGTACTCTGGTGAGCGAAGCCCAGGACCGTTTGTCTCGGAGCAAGACGAAGCAGATGAAACTCTTCAAATCGGGTGGGTTATCAGTTTTGGATGATCCGGTGACTCCATCTTTAGTTGAATTTACGGAGCAAATGATCGTGGACTAAGAATTTGAAAGATGAATTTTGTAGTGAGCGTAGGTATAGGTAGTATAAacaggaactaataaccgggatATGACACTCGGAATTTTTCGGTGTTGCGCTTGAAGTCTCCATCGGTGTGTAGAGTTCTAGGTATACACTTGAAAAGACACTAAGCCAGTTGTCAGTTTCGACGTATTTCTCCATGTTTTTTTCTCCGTGCAgctttgtgtttttgtttttttttgcacttcacCAGTCACCTGCCAGGAAAGCCGAGAGAAAACCCTTCTTATCCAGTTGTGATTTCATAGTGCAATTTTGaaccaaaaatgaataaattcgGTTACTTGTCGGAGAACTGATTCTCCCATCACGTGGGAAAGCCGAGGAGAAAGCTTCCACTGGATATAGGAAACAAGAAAAACAGTCAGATCTGGACTTCCATCGCTGCGTTTTCCCATCGAATGTACATCGGCTGACGAGACGAGTCGTCCCTAAGAAATTGCATTGGCGCTTTGCTAACGAACTGGCACTTGTCTTCCAAAGCCTGCATCAGATTTATATGGTATTGGAACAACCGGAAGTCAAACGATAACTTAAAAGGACACAATCAAGATCTACATTACGGCTGCACTGCGCGCCAAGAAACACTACCTCCGCTTCTGCCGATACTACCAGGCATGTTTGCGTAGGCCTTCACGTCGTACGGTATTCGCTTATTTACAAATCCAGAATCTACAAGAGTGCTCCAGCCCGGGCTTCAGGTTACCGAAACACGCTGCTAAGCTGCTGCCATCTTGTCGTAACCCTCTGTGCaattcaaagggactcgagaatattcctgaaactcgaactacgcacatcacccgatacatcgaagtgtttttgtttttcagccgtCCAATCTACTGGATTTCCTTACACTGCCATAGCCGGTTTCGATCgatttgtatcatatgcggctttgaagttttttttttaatttcgaggAATATATGaagtgtgggcacgttgttttcgcggcatttctgcaatacattgggagagtaccttgtagtacctcatcctcccaaaccttggtaaatACCCAGTGGCTCACCTGTTTTAATAGCATTCCTGGTAGTCGGGAACCTCAGGGGATTTGTTGTTTATCATCAGGATAAtctcctggagatccggaaAACGTATGTCCTACGTGTCCCTAGGCTCGTCACCATATCGCCAACGGTTTTGCCATCGCCGTGCTTTTCGTAATGATGCCGCCACCTGCCGGATTACCTCACACTTGATCTTAAGTAGATTCCCTAGTAATGGAATACTAGTTGCGAAAAcgcaattctcgggtacttattcaaaaggacgtatgtgattttgtaaacaaagatcgaaacgtcgatttatccgatctgatagccctcccacgcaaaccatcaccacatacaggtaggggaagccttcagctacctgttggtggtgttggtttgcgtgggagtgccattagatcggataaatcgacgtttcaatctttgtttacaaaatcacatacgtccttttgaataagtacccgagaattatttttataaaattaacTATCTTCGATTGTACAacatttcgcggtaaaacattccgcAATTAACCATTTCGCGGTGTGTTAGTTTGCGGTCTACCGCTTCGCGTTCAGTATCATATCGCGGTTTATATTATTTAGCGGTATACCATTCTGCGGTTAGTACTATTTCGCGATGAACTTTTTCGCGGCCAATATCAATTCGCAGGTTTAATTTTACTAATGTTACAAGTAGTTCAATAATGTGTTTTTTAGCTTTGTAAAGCCTCAAAATTCATTTAATTGTTAtgtaatactaatgacacactggtggtacaagtaccatggtacaagaatcttaaAATGAGTACCATACAAATTATTGTCCttatcaaagatagtcttggaataattgtTTTGTCCTCTTGtgccatggtacaagtaccacagatCTGTCCTTAGTATAAAGCGAATAATCATTGAGTTTACACCAGACTTgtataaattcaaatccaaacaaaaaataaatattttaaagcaAAACATATTTGCAAATGCGACTATGTAAAGAAGGCGAAACAACATAATAgtttgcttgtcataagacgagtttgtaccatcccatttaattccatcacttgattgtagcttggcagatacgtatttcgacctcgacagatacgtatttcgacctcatcagtaaggtcgtcttcagtgtctcttgaTTGACTCGACTCAAAAGTCGGTAaggacaatgaaaataaaaaaataaaaagatttattataattgaatatggtgcacacatgtttgtactGATACAAaactgaatttatcataaaacttgtttttttcaaaaaaccacTCTCCATGGGGCAATATGGCCATACCTACACAAAGCAAGATATTAGGCTTTAATTTGCTAACAActaacaagttcaaatttcagttgccaaatacaagaatattatcatctaTGTTAGATTCATTACGGATAAATTACAACACAGCATTACTGCACTCAAAATAATCCACACGTTAATGCTACCTGAAAAATCACGTAGATGAAAGAAAATGAACTCAATATTGAATTTATCTGTCAAAGGTAACAATTATTGCACCTTTGGTAAACATTATATgttgttaaatatcttagctgtgcatatgcacagcatatgtttcgaaatggacaaattgatatgaaattagcgaaaaagaatccacgtgtcttggagggactcgaaccctcaacctcctactctctagataggcgtgataacccctacacaacaagaccacttaaaggtcacgtttgcggaaaagccatcagaatccgagtaccaacctccaccgcggttagctctcttttttgcaaattgaatatctttcggatgcttgatttgcccaatctccacatttgctttactgttgtatatccacagccaagcgagtgcacattgtttattaaacgagaggatcgcactctatgccccccagcaacggactgggcgggacggtatagaatgcgaattcaatcgcactctgctgtgccaaaggtttgcggtggaggttggtactcggattctgatggcttttccgcaaacgtgacctttaagtggtcttgttgtgtaggggttatcacgcctatctagagagtaggaggttgagggttcgagtccctccaagacacgtggattctttttcgcaaatttcatatcaatttgtccatttcgaaacatatgctgtgcatatgcacagctaagatatttaacaaaaaaatggttttcgtacggccgagttgccgaataatatgcaattaattgtaatcaagtgtcggtctttcaccgtcattagtcgtctgagtacacgcgaccgtttacgtgaaggcaatcaaactcatcaaacgctttagccaagcaaacctttggcacagcagagtgcgattgaattcgcattctataccgtcccgcccagtccgttgctggggggcatagagtgcgatcctctcgtttaataaacaatgtgcactcgcttggctgtggatatacaacagtaaagcaaatgtggagattgggcaaatcaagcatccgaaagatattcaatttgcaaaaagagagctaaccgcggtggaggttggtactcggattctgatggcttttccgcaaacgtgacctttaagtggtcttgttgtgtaggggttatcacgcctatctagagagtaggaggttgagggttcgagtccctccaagacacgtggattctttttcgcaaatttcatatcaatttgtccatttcgaaacatatgctgtgcatatgcacagctaagatatttaacaaaaaaatggttttcgtacggccgagttgccgaataatatgcaattaatcatTATATGTTGTTCCTGTATTGTTCACTGTGACTACTTAGTGACTCTTACGTGAAAAACCCGTACTCGCTGTGTGATTCATTTTGACAGCTTCATCTCGCGTTCATTCCCCAAGTTATTCGACAAAATGGCGTCTGTTGAAAACAAACTACGAGTATTGCTGGCGGATTTGGAAATCACACAACATTTATTGCAGATATTCGATGGTAGACAACTTTTTGGTAATTGCTATTTTAGTataatatagtttgtttttatttatttagagtGTGGAATcgattttcacgatttgctGAGTATTACGGCCGATAAATTCCGTGCATCGTTGGaaccaacaaaaataaattggaaataTCCGGTACTGCAACAGTTGGTGTCTTCCTGGAGAACGCGAAACGTAAGTACATGTGCACTTCTCTGTGTATGCCATGTAGGTTGTTTACTAAGGTATTTCAACTTTTCACAGGAATCTCAAATTGCTGATTTTCTGAAATCCTTGGAGCAACCATACCGCCTTCGGCTTACCGGTGAGGTGAGCATCATTCCGTTTACGTCTACTGCTGTATCATCAGACACCACGACCATCACAACCCATCAGTTTGCTACGAACGGACCGGCATGTGAATTCGATTCAGACGTTCCAATTTCCTCAAATTCATTTGTCGGGACACCAGCATTTATTCCAacgcaaaatgtaaacaatacGGACGATAATTTTGCTACTACTTCAGTCACCGGAAGTTCAACTTCCATGCCACCAGAGTATGTACTAACGCCATCCACTGTTCATGTAAAAGCTGCAGCAGCTGCTGATTCCAAGGCTGTCAAAACTACGGACGCATACTCCCTGATCAAAACAACTTTACCGCTCCAGACAAGCAACCACTATGATGTTAAGAAAGCTGCAGCATCCGAAGAAAATGAGCTCCGAAAGCTAACTGAACTCGTAAGTGTATTCTTAATTAGTAGGTACGGGAATCAAACAATCAATGTTTTGCTTACATCTTGCAGGAATCGATAGTCATTGGTTTACCAGAATCGTTGAAATAACTTACACGAAGCCGGATGATCCGCCTGCGGTTGAGTTGAATACTGCTCCGCCGTTGTTTGCGCCTATCAACACTACAAGTCAATACTACTTTGTCGGTGAGCAGATATATAAAGTTGAAGCAAGAGACGAATCCGACCCGGACTATACAGCGGCATCCACATCAGCTAGAAACGGAAGCGATTATACGGCGGTATCCATTTCAGCGAGCGGTAGCTCCGAATGCACAGCACCGGTCTATGTCGTAAATTCTCCTGATAGTGCGAATGTAACAGATGGTACTTGTGATACAAACGATAGTATTACATCCATTTCTGGAAATGAGTCTAATGTGCCCAATGAATCTAGCCTTGGCATTTGCCAGCCGACAGAAGATGGGAAAAGCTTGAATGAAGCAGAGCAATGTCAACAAAAAGTCCTCTTCAATCAATTGTACTATCTAATGCCATTGGTTCTTCAAAGACGATTTCTAACAATAATGATAATCTACCACACGAGTGCAATGTGTTTTCAACGAAAACCTTGGAACAGTTGCTGAAACGCTCCGAAGAAGGAAAGGAAATTTTGCAGTACGGAATCAAATCTGAGCTTTCGGAAGCGAAGCAGTTAGAACTCTCTAGTATTATCGCCAAACATCATGAACATATATTAACATTTTATATTCAATGTATCACTTGTCTTAAGACGAGTGTGTAcagttccatttaattccaccacttaattgtaccttgacagatacgtatttcgacctcaacagtaaggtcgtcttcagtgtctcgtacttgacttgacttaagtcgatacaattaagtggtggaattaaatgggactgtacaaactcgtcttatgacaagtggagacattccactaaaaagctcaaaataattttcttaacattcaaTGTATGTTTATCATTTTAGGAAAACTACTTCATCTCAAGAAGCGGTGATAGAAAGAACCATGGCGGAAAAATAGCCAACAAGATTGGCAATTTAAAGCAGAGAAAAAGGAAGCGAGAAACTAAAGAAAACGAATACCAAGCAACAAAACAGTCTGCTAACGATTGCCAGCCACCTCGGAACGCAGAAGCAGAGGAAGCAGCTGAATGGTTGCTGTTGAACACTGATCCATGGTCtgttgttctagaaagatgGAAAATCAGCTACGAAGCACGAAAGGATGATTTATTATCCCAAAAGCGTATCACCAGAATTCTTACGACATATCCGCAATACAGATGCCCACATGGTTTCCAACTGGTAAGTTTATTATCTCTAGTCATTCTGCATATGTAACTGAACTGAATGGTATTAAAATATAttcgaatttagttcaaaatatCTGAGGCGAAGTATCAGTATAGTTTAATTATAGTACGTaactaatattttattttctaattaaaTTCTAGATCGACATTgatttccaaaaatgttttccTAAAGCTGAAAACGGATTAAAGAAACTGCAATTTTTGGTGCCACTGATCACGGAATACATTTCAAAGAAAGCTGTCGACCCATCTGCGGTATCGTTGCTTGAGGGACTGACTACTGATAACGCAAGTATTGGTAAGATATTCTTATTCATTTGCCATACAACAAAGTCATTCTAACTATTACTTTTTTCAGATAAGAAAATTTGCATACTTTTTGCTAGCGCTGAACACTGTGCTTCCACCTATTGCGGTTGCATCACGTTTTAAGCCTACCATACTCGTAGGACAACAGGATACGCTGATTTTTGTCGACTCTAAAGACCAAGCCCGATCGAAAATACAAGATGTTTATCGGAACTATGAAGATTTGAATTTACCAATTGTACCTAAATTGATTGTGGTTGGTAATAGCTTGGACCAGCTCCAAGGAACATTTTTGGTCGTGTATGGTGATATTTTCTATGAGCTCCACTCAGTGTCCAGATCCATTGACGTTCTAATCAAACTTACTGCTGTACTTGGACTACCTTATTCGAGAATTTCGAAATTGGTGTGGCATTTCGTCAGTGGATACGTATATGGCATAGAGCAGCAAGAATCCTACGCGTCTATCAACAAATTGCAAGTTTATCTTGACAATAAAAGGAGCGGACAATAAATCCTTAACATGAATCAGATCAGCTGTATGATACCTGAATGTACGATCCTTTCCTCAACGACGAGCGAGTATCTAACCCATCTAAAGGAATATCATCGTGTCCCGTCTATTCATCAATATAAATGCACAATTGCCGGATGCCAACAAATTTTTTCTAAAGTGTATCCCTTCAAAAAACATATTATGCACCATGTTGGAAATAATAACACTAGCAAAACAAAGGAAACGGAAAGCAGCAGCCAACATGAGCAGTCATCTTTGAAGCAGTTTGCAGTATCGTCAACAGATAACGATGGGGTTTCATCTTGCAATTTCGAGGGTAGTTCGTCAAAACTCAGACGCTTTGAGAGCACTGACGATCAAATTGATCTAGAAAATCGCAATCCAATTAATACACTTGATCAAATAGCGTTAAAACTAACTCTATTTATGCATAAGCATAACAACTTTACGCGAAAAGATGTTTATCAGATACAAAATGAAATGAGCGTATTGTTTAATGAAATATCAGATAAGTTCGAAAAATTCAAACCACTCATAAATGATCCAGAGAATAggtttaattttcaaaaacaattagatcaaatcaaaaccattttcaaCTTTGTAAATACCGATCATAAGTTttttaaacatttgaaaaacaGTGTAGGATTTCAACTACCAACGATAGTCACAATAGATAATAATGACGATATTACTTCTACAATGCTAGATGTTGAAAACGATGCGGACACAATACATGCAAACAACTACTTGATAGTAATGCCCATTGAATTCcaaattaaaactttttttgaatGCAATGATATATTGAAAATTACTTTGCGGAATACACTAAATCTAAAACAATCGACTTTTATTGCTAATTACATAAATGGAAGTACATGGAAAGCTATTGAACAAAACTACGAAAACGAAAACGTTCTGCCGGTATGGTTATATGCAGATGAATATGAAGTTAATGATTCACAGAGTTCGCACAGTAATAGACACAACGTCTGTGGAATATACTATAAATTCCCAACTATACCTAAggaattccaatcaaaactatGCAACATTTTTGTGGCTGGAATGGTCAAAAAGTCAGATATTAAAGAAGTTGGGATGAATAAGCTTATGCAAATTTTAGTcgatagatttaaaaaaatagagaaTGAAGGTATATATATTGAATCGGGTGGAAAACCAATATTAGTAAGGTTTGTGCTATGTTTGATACAAGGCGACAATTTGGGTGTTCACTCGATGCTGCTTTTTGCGAGTGGCTTTAATGCTACATTTTATTGTCGGTTCTGCAGACGTCCAAAAGACCTTTTAAAATCAGACTGCCAAGAACATGCTGATTGCCTTCGTCGACGTCAGGATTATGCTCAGGATTTAGAGTTAAATCAACCAAAAGAAACAGGAATACACGGTAACACGGTTTTCAATGAGCTTCCATCTTTCCACGTAACTGAAAACATGAGTGTTGACGCAATGCACGATTTGTTCAGTTCTGGCGTGTGTAAATCAGGTCTAGTAGAAGTCTTAGATTATTGCATCTTCAACAAGAAATACTTCACCTCAATGACTTTAATGTTAACAGAAGGAACTTTGGGAAAACTTGTTTAGATAGCGAAATATCGCGAATGCCGGATGTAGTTGAAGGATATAATAGTAAGGAAAAACGCAAAACAGTTCATATACGGCTAACTTCTAATGAAACTCGCATGTTGACACATTATATTACGTTAATTATTGGAAAATATGTTCCCCATGATGACATGGTTTGGAAGTATTGCTTAACGTTAGTAAAGCTGACTGAATTCTGTCTAAGAAATACTTTTTCATCAGAAATGATAAATCAATTGCGACGATTGATCAATGTGCACCATACCATGTATATTAATTTGTTTAAGAGGGAACTTAAGCCAAAACACCACTTTCTTGTTCATTACCCTACAGTAATAACTTCATCAGGCCCAGTTGAAGCTATGATGTGTTTCAGGTATGAAGCGAAACACAGAGCTTTTAAACAATATGCTCATATTATGCCTTCAAGGAAAATGTTTGTTACACGCTTTGTATTAAGGCTTCATTGCAATTTGCATATGACTTATTCAATAGAAATTTTTTCGATCGTGAGAtaaatgaagattttaaaatgtttGACTTACAACTACGTAACTATTTTAGCAATTTACGGCAACCATTGAATATTGAATCAGATCTAAATTTGTTATTCGCAAATAGTATTGAGTACAAAGGGACTAAATATAGATCAGGGTATTTTATGAcgctttttgaaaatgatgtaatgaatttatttgaaattattgagtTCGTCCTACATAACGATGAGTTATTTTTGGTGGGCCAATATTGGCAAGTTGATAACTATTGCGAACATTTTATGGCGTATGAAGTATCAAACTGCTTACCCATAgtagatattttaaaaatcgaattATTCGATAGTTTTCCTGTATCATTGCATAAGATAGGTAATAACTGTAGAATGTATTTTCGTGTTAAGAATAGTTTTAATTCTGTTTAACTCAAATACATATGTATAGATAATAAGAATAAAATACAAACTTTTATacatttgttttactttttgaATATTTCTAATATTGCATTATCTTAAATGcaattttagaaatatttttttgatttgatttatatGATAGAAATATAAACAACAACAAACGTGCAttttacaagaaaatttaactgAATCTTAGGGGAACATCATTTAGGATATATTGAAAAATAACGTTAAAGCTACCGAAAAACCACGTAGCTGTTACGTGAAACAGTGGTGACACTATAGAAGTTCATTTTCTTTGATACCTTTCAATCAGATAGATGTTATGTGAAATATGTGGTGAAAAGATAGGAGTTCATTTACGCTTTGGTCACCTATGGTTCACGTAACTGTTACGTGAAAAGTATGATGGAAAAAAGTCACATATGTTTTCACGTAGCTTTGACGTGTAGATTATTTTGAGTGGCGatcgaaacagaaaaaatgactattcacccgtttcggtctgaacaagaaatcaaaatcgaaataaCCTGTGtgggctcatttttcgtccgattgccatgaaattttcagggaagaaaCGTCATCATTTCTTTTTTTTGGTAAAGGACATGATTTGACTATGTTGCCAATTTGGCCGGATTTATAAagggtcatttttttaaaccttTGATAAATGAACAAAAGTGCCCAAAATCAAGCCCAAAATGttgcaaacgtggtcaatcatcattgaccagcatcagaagttagttttgatagatttgaatcaccaggacatggttccggatgttccgggaacctggttccctggggtagtgggcacttttcaagtggtgtaaaacccagtcttgcgacatatcatacttcatggttttggaagacaatctcaatagatgagtttttgaatgGTTTTAGATACTTTGGTCACGGCcagaagtgttcccgggagccgaattccctcagggaagcggaaaaaatcgattagcaccgaaacccatcttgcgacatatcaaactccctgattttgaaagacaagctcaatagatgagtttttaaGAAGTTTTggccacattggccacgtccggaagtgttcccgggagcctggttccctcagcgaagcggacaaatttcgattagcaccaaaacccatcttgcgatatatcaaactccatgattttgaaagagaagctaaatagatgagtttttaagaggttttggacacattggccacgtccggaagtgttcccgggaacctggttcccttaATAAAGTGGACAACAAATCTCGCCTAGCACCAAAACTGACCAAAACTGTGACATATCAaattccatgattttgaaagacaagctcaatagataagtttttgagaggttttggacacattggtcaCGTCCGGatgtgttcccgggaacctggttccctcatggaagtggacaaatttgagattagcaccgaaacccatcttgcgacatgtcaaactctaTTATTTTAAAAgacaagcacaatacatgaatttttgagagattttggacacattggccacgtccgagagtattcccgggagcctggttctctCAGTGAAGTGATCAAATTTCGTTTGGCTTCGAAACACatcttgcgacgtatcaaacttcattattttgcttgtctttcaaaatcatggagtttgatatgtcgcaagatgagttttggtgctaggcgagatttgtttactttcttgagggaatcaaactcccgggaacacttccggccGTGTCCAATGTATCCAAAActtttcaaaaactcatctatcgAGGTTgtcttccaaaaccatgaagtttgatatgtcgcaagactgggtttTACATCAAAGTGTCCACTACCCCAGGGAACAAGGTTctcggaacatccggaaccatgtcctggtgattcaattgtatcaaaactaacGTCTGCTGCTGGTCtatgatgattgaccacgtttgcatcaacATTCTGGGCGCtgtcgttcatttatcaatggtttaaataaaaatgacccgtttttgactgcgccagacccaggaccccccttaataaatccggccggatttgcACCATGttatttcgattttgatttctaggtcagatCGAAACGGGGTATTTaaccaatgaatcgcctgctttgagcgtgcttacagcggcacactaggagttaactttctaaaatcagtatggcgaaaggcatctatggttcgatttctcaaaattaagcactttcatcaaaaaaatatttggtaggcatggtagcggacactttcctacataatcggtaccaaatagtttttcatgaatagtttcttattttgagaaaatccgcgttagatgactttcaccatacaaatttctggcggttaactcttgctggctattttgcacatatactatagcgcctggatgtgacagtggcgggtagaaaatcagtcactgccaataattcaatgAATCTGTAATCAATATGTATCTGTGCAATcggtgaagagtggcaaatcggttcggtccgctgttgtgcggtttattaatctcattttgtaTACCTAGAATACTCCAAACTGTTCTATATTCATCCATATTACAACACTTTTCTTTCTCAGAAAAACATTTTGgatggcccatattgcccctaATGGTGGCTCATTTTGCCCCGTATATACACATTAaaaccaatacattttccaacaatttccaaacgtatttttcaccattcatcgacgtaatatgGAAGGTAACACTCACTAGTACTataagggccgatttcttcacctccgcttaggccttaaaccaggtttaaacgtatgggtaagcaccgcttaagagttaagcgaaggtgaagaaattggccctaagtcAACTACTtttgaatgatgatttttttagcttttcagcgctttttggaacgatttccttaggtggcccatattgccccgatcacccctacaTATGACAATAGTTAGTCAGAATACctatcaaactgatgcagtgctctTTTTTTAtaagttcaaaaaatcgaaaacgtactcttaccccacgcgcactctccCAACTCTACTCTATATACTAAGTGAACACAATCGTTGTTGAGATCATCGTGCAAGTCGTGAttgatttgattcaaacttcagtaCAATTTGGAAATCTTTACAACCTGTGCTTTAATGCCAACCTGCAGCAAAACAATTATACTCAGAGGACATTAATGGGTTACTGTAGTAGCTGGAGAATCATGAAATccgtggttgattcggtagactatTTGATCTAAACTtgtggacaatttggagattgtacaattttccatgaacaaGTATgacaaaactaaaataaatactcaaaAGCTTCCACTCAACGAAAATCGCATCCTAATTAattgttccaataattagtaatcgttTTCAATCCATGTCGCGATTTCCTGGAGATAATCGCATAGCTACTCAACAACCAATATTTATTGCTGCTCCTGGCGCGATAGATGATATTGGCAAATTTAGGCTACTATAAATACTTTACTGCCAGTTTCAGTGATAAGTTAAATGAACATGCCCGAAGATTCTCAACTCGGTTTAAATTAATCTAATTATTGAAAAGATTAACCAAGTATTTCTTTTGCTTTGAgttatgtgggttctcttttcgccagcgctTAGTGGTAAAGCACTATAATCAGTATCATGAAACATTTAATTTCCTtaaactaatttccatacaacaTTAAAGCAGCTTGTGTTAACTTAGTTTTCATCCAATTCAGCAAATTTTTTCAGAGAACACTTAACTTAAAACATGAGAGAGGAACAAATAAGCGTTTTGAACCACTTTACCCATCCATCAAACATAACTTCTTTTCGG comes from Armigeres subalbatus isolate Guangzhou_Male chromosome 2, GZ_Asu_2, whole genome shotgun sequence and encodes:
- the LOC134217465 gene encoding uncharacterized protein LOC134217465 isoform X1; amino-acid sequence: MLFDKMASVENKLRVLLADLEITQHLLQIFDECGIDFHDLLSITADKFRASLEPTKINWKYPVLQQLVSSWRTRNVSTCALLCVCHVGCLLRYFNFSQESQIADFLKSLEQPYRLRLTGEVSIIPFTSTAVSSDTTTITTHQFATNGPACEFDSDVPISSNSFVGTPAFIPTQNVNNTDDNFATTSVTGSSTSMPPEYVLTPSTVHVKAAAAADSKAVKTTDAYSLIKTTLPLQTSNHYDVKKAAASEENELRKLTELVSVFLISRYGNQTINVLLTSCRNR
- the LOC134217465 gene encoding uncharacterized protein LOC134217465 isoform X3, translating into MLFDKMASVENKLRVLLADLEITQHLLQIFDECGIDFHDLLSITADKFRASLEPTKINWKYPVLQQLVSSWRTRNESQIADFLKSLEQPYRLRLTGEVSIIPFTSTAVSSDTTTITTHQFATNGPACEFDSDVPISSNSFVGTPAFIPTQNVNNTDDNFATTSVTGSSTSMPPEYVLTPSTVHVKAAAAADSKAVKTTDAYSLIKTTLPLQTSNHYDVKKAAASEENELRKLTELVSVFLISRYGNQTINVLLTSCRNR
- the LOC134217465 gene encoding uncharacterized protein LOC134217465 isoform X2 codes for the protein MASVENKLRVLLADLEITQHLLQIFDECGIDFHDLLSITADKFRASLEPTKINWKYPVLQQLVSSWRTRNVSTCALLCVCHVGCLLRYFNFSQESQIADFLKSLEQPYRLRLTGEVSIIPFTSTAVSSDTTTITTHQFATNGPACEFDSDVPISSNSFVGTPAFIPTQNVNNTDDNFATTSVTGSSTSMPPEYVLTPSTVHVKAAAAADSKAVKTTDAYSLIKTTLPLQTSNHYDVKKAAASEENELRKLTELVSVFLISRYGNQTINVLLTSCRNR